The sequence CGCAATACTGGCCTGAGTTTGATAAGTGTGCAGCAGACATGCTGATGATTGGTTGGCACGCGGATACTGAAGATTCAGCGAACTTCTCTGAATTCCTAACCATGACTCGTAACAAAGAGACAGGTAAAGGTCAGTACAACTGTGGTCACTACTCTAACCCTGAAGTCGATAAGCTAGTTGAAGCGGCAAACGTAGAAACGGACCCTGCGAAGCGCTCGCAAATGCTACAGAAAGTTGAGAAGACTTTATACGATGACGCAGCATACGTTCCTCTACATTGGCAAAACCTAGCGTGGGGCGCAAAGTCTAACGTTGAGATTAAACCAATCGTGAATGCAATGAACTTCCCTTACTTTGGCGACCTAGTTGTTAAATAAGAAATTGCACAACGAAAAAGGCACGCACTTTTAATCCCGTACGTGCCTTGTTGCTAATTAAGTAACGCTTTTAAAAGCGCAGTAATGCGGTTTTCGGTGCCTGATCTTGTTTCAGTCGGATCAGGTACCATTTTTAAGACTGAAAATTTGTTCGATTGGAAAAAAGGGGCAAAGGAATGTTTTCGTTTCTAGTCAAGCGCCTATATCAGGCACTGGTAGTGATGTTTGTGATCAGTTTGGTGGCGTTTGCTATCCAAGATAACCTTGGTGATCCCTTACGTGAGTTAGTTGGTCAGTCTGTTTCAGAGTCGGAGCGTCAAGCATTACGTGATGATCTGGGTTTGAATGACCCATTTGTGACTAAATACACCCGCTTTATCACCGCCGCAGTGCAAGGTGATTTAGGGACTTCATATTTCTTCAAACGCCCAGCCGTGGACGTTATTTTAGATAAATTGATTGCGACGCTAGAACTGGTGTTCGGCGCGACGTTAATCATCATTGTATTGTCGATCCCACTTGGCGTTTATTCGGCAATAAATCCCAAAAGTTTATTTACCAAGTTTGTCATGGCGATGAGCTCGGTGGGTATTTCGATACCCGTATTCCTGACCGCAATCATGTTGATGTATATCTTCTCAATCACCTTGGGGTGGCTACCGTCTTATGGGCGGGGGGAGACAGCCAATGTTCTTGGCTGGGAGTCAGGCTTCTTTACCAAAGATGGTCTGCAGCATTTGATTCTGCCGTGTGTGTCTTTGGCCTCTATCATGCTGCCTCTGTTTATTCGTCTTGTACGCTCAGAAATGCTAGAGGTGCTCAGCTCGGAATACATCAAGTTTGGTAAGGCGAAAGGCCTGCCACTTAAGAAAATTCATTACCAACACGCTTTAAAAAACACCCTGTTACCTGTACTGACGGTCGGTGGTGTACAGATTGGTACTATGGTGGCGTATACCATCCTAACTGAGACGGTATTCCAGTGGCCAGGTACAGGCTTCTTATTCTTAGAAGCGATCAACCGCGTAGATACTCCATTGATTACCGCTTACGTTATTTTTGTTGGGCTTATCTTTGTTGTAACCAACACCATAGTGGATTTGCTGTACGGATTAATTAACCCAACCGTCAACATTACAGGTAAAGGAGCATAATCATGGAACAGACAGCACAAGCTCCCACTCGTTGGCAGCGTTTTAAAAACTCAGATATTGTTTACTATTTCGTGCGCGACAAGGTCGCCATGTTCTCGGCGTTTGTTTTTGCCTGCTTTTTAGTTGCCGCTATTGCCGCACCGCTAATTTCACCGACAGACCCTTATGATTTAACGTCCATCGATATTATGGATTCAGAATTACCGCCATCTTGGATGGACGGTGGTGAAGAAAACTTCATATTGGGCACCGATGAGCAGGGACGTGATATTTTCTCGACCATTTTATATGGCTCAAGATTGTCTCTCACCATTGGCTTTTTGGCAGTTGGTCTACAGCTGATCTTAGGCATAGTAATTGGTTTGTCTGCGGGCTATTTCGGTGGTCGTATCGACAGCTTCCTAATGCGCTTTGCCGATGTGCAGTTGTCGTTTTCGACTATGATGGTGGCAATTATTGTCTCCGCCATTTTCAAAGCCAGTTTTGGTAGTGCGTTTTACAGTGAGTATGCAGTGATCATGCTGGTGGTGATTATTGGTGTGGCGGAATGGCCTCAATATGCTCGTACTATTCGCGCTTCAGTATTGGCTGAGAAGAAGAAAGAGTATGTAGAAGCGGCTCGCGTGATGGGCTTTAAAGCCCCCCGCATTATGTTCCGCCATATTCTTCCGAACTGTTTGTCACCGATTTTGGTTATCTCAACGGTACAGATTGCCAACGCCATAATGTCAGAAGCGGCGCTGTCCTTCTTAGGTTTAGGGCTTCCGGTTGATCAGCCATCATTAGGGGCACTGATCAGCACCGGCTTTAACTACATCTTCTCGGGCGCATGGTGGATTACCGCCTTCCCAGGTATTGTACTAGTGACCTTAGTGTTGGTGATTAACCTGCTTGGTGACTGGCTACGTGATGTATTTAATCCGAAATTGTATAAAGGTTAATACCTAACTTGAATCCCAGTTTGATTTAAAAGAAGCACTCAATGCTATGTATTGGGTGCTTCTTTTTTCAGCCAATTATCGATCTGTGTAACAGAGCATTAGAGAGGTATTGGCGAATAACTCAACACTCGACTAATCTTTCGGAAGTGATTGATTTAACGGGCGAGAGGGTTGTAAGCAAAGTGAAGCCAATAACATTACCTCTGTTTTACAGCATTGTGTTGTTACTTACCTGCAGCAGTGTCCAAGCGAGCAACTTCTTATGTTCGGCAACTCAAGAGTCCTTTGATAAGCCCGCATTGCTAGGAGAAGAGTGCCCGATAGGGGTGTCTCTATGGGGCAAAAGCAAACCCATTTATGCCAAATCCACATTCTGGATCCAATGTGGATTTTTCCCCGAAGAACTCACCTTACAACAAGTCAATCAAATCTACCCCAACGTCTCATCTTCCATTTGGAACAAAGCCGAAAAGAAAGGCAAACGCTGCTTAATCGGCCCATACGATGATTTTGCTCAAGCCAGTCTTGAAGTAACGCAATTAAGAACCGTTAGTGGTTTTGAGAAGTCGTTTATTCGGGAAGTGGAGAAGTAGAGAAAGCTAAGAGGTAGGTAATAAAAAAGGATGGCATAGGCCATCCTTTATCGTTATGCGCAAAGCGCAATTATCTCATCGTCACGAAATACTGTCACACGTAGAATCTGGAAGATTTCTGTAAGGCCTTTATTTATAAGGTCTAAGAGGGTTTTCCAGAAAAAACACTTTATCAAGCCATTTTTCTGAAGTTCATGAGCTTCAATCATTCGTTATCTTCATTTTGAAGCTCT is a genomic window of Vibrio neonatus containing:
- a CDS encoding ABC transporter permease — translated: MFSFLVKRLYQALVVMFVISLVAFAIQDNLGDPLRELVGQSVSESERQALRDDLGLNDPFVTKYTRFITAAVQGDLGTSYFFKRPAVDVILDKLIATLELVFGATLIIIVLSIPLGVYSAINPKSLFTKFVMAMSSVGISIPVFLTAIMLMYIFSITLGWLPSYGRGETANVLGWESGFFTKDGLQHLILPCVSLASIMLPLFIRLVRSEMLEVLSSEYIKFGKAKGLPLKKIHYQHALKNTLLPVLTVGGVQIGTMVAYTILTETVFQWPGTGFLFLEAINRVDTPLITAYVIFVGLIFVVTNTIVDLLYGLINPTVNITGKGA
- a CDS encoding ABC transporter permease; translated protein: MEQTAQAPTRWQRFKNSDIVYYFVRDKVAMFSAFVFACFLVAAIAAPLISPTDPYDLTSIDIMDSELPPSWMDGGEENFILGTDEQGRDIFSTILYGSRLSLTIGFLAVGLQLILGIVIGLSAGYFGGRIDSFLMRFADVQLSFSTMMVAIIVSAIFKASFGSAFYSEYAVIMLVVIIGVAEWPQYARTIRASVLAEKKKEYVEAARVMGFKAPRIMFRHILPNCLSPILVISTVQIANAIMSEAALSFLGLGLPVDQPSLGALISTGFNYIFSGAWWITAFPGIVLVTLVLVINLLGDWLRDVFNPKLYKG
- a CDS encoding SPOR domain-containing protein, whose translation is MKPITLPLFYSIVLLLTCSSVQASNFLCSATQESFDKPALLGEECPIGVSLWGKSKPIYAKSTFWIQCGFFPEELTLQQVNQIYPNVSSSIWNKAEKKGKRCLIGPYDDFAQASLEVTQLRTVSGFEKSFIREVEK